The following coding sequences are from one Rutidosis leptorrhynchoides isolate AG116_Rl617_1_P2 chromosome 11, CSIRO_AGI_Rlap_v1, whole genome shotgun sequence window:
- the LOC139877891 gene encoding 1-aminocyclopropane-1-carboxylate oxidase homolog 1-like: MYYLCFEKLTKMSLNTSHGIIQPNYDRKTELTAFDETKTGVKGLIEAGITKVPRIFHLPCPANQSQTSKSKSTLPTIDMEDINQDSIKRNEVVEKVKNALETWGFFQIVNHGIPISVLEDAKKGIIGFFEQDTDVKKQWYTRDGTGKTKVVYNSNFDLYAAPVTNWRDSFYCAMAPDPPQPNDLPLPCREIWPDYSSQMMKLGCCVFELISEALGLNPKHLYDMGCAEGLALLGHYYPSCPQPELTIGTPEHADNDFITILLQDDVGGLQVFHENQWTDVPPIPGALVVNAGDLLQA, from the exons ATGTACTACTTGTGTTTTGAGAAGCTAACCAAGATGAGTCTGAATACTAGTCATGGAATAATCCAACCGAATTATGATCGTAAAACCGAGCTAACCGCTTTTGACGAAACAAAAACCGGAGTCAAAGGGCTCATCGAAGCGGGAATCACAAAAGTCCCTCGTATATTCCACTTGCCTTGTCCGGCAAACCAAAGTCAAACGTCTAAGTCAAAGTCAACTCTTCCAACCATTGACATGGAGGATATCAACCAGGATTCGATCAAGAGAAACGAGGTAGTCGAGAAAGTAAAAAATGCATTGGAGACATGGGGATTTTTTCAGATTGTGAATCATGGAATACCGATTAGTGTTTTGGAGGATGCGAAAAAGGGTATTATTGGGTTTTTTGAACAAGATACAGATGTGAAGAAACAATGGTATACAAGAGATGGTACTGGGAAGACTAAGGTGGTGTATAATAGTAACTTTGATTTGTATGCTGCACCTGTGACTAACTGGCGTGACTCATTTTATTGTGCTATGGCTCCTGATCCACCTCAACCAAATGATTTGCCACTCCCTTGCAG AGAAATATGGCCAGACTACTCGAGCCAGATGATGAAGCTTGGGTGTTGCGTGTTCGAGTTAATATCTGAAGCTCTTGGGCTCAACCCTAAACACCTTTATGACATGGGGTGTGCTGAAGGACTTGCTCTTCTTGGCCATTACTATCCTTCATGTCCACAACCCGAGTTAACAATTGGCACCCCCGAACATGCTGACAACGATTTCATCACGATTCTTTTGCAAGACGATGTTGGTGGCCTCCAAGTGTTCCATGAAAATCAATGGACAGATGTTCCTCCAATCCCGGGAGCTCTTGTAGTGAACGCTGGTGATCTTCTACAGGCATAA